One genomic window of Sphingopyxis sp. OPL5 includes the following:
- a CDS encoding SDR family oxidoreductase, translating into MTGSARGIGAATVQWLREEGHHPIGLDLDDADIIADLATPGGRAAALKAVGERSEGKLHGVIACAGLAGADTAAMVGVNYFGTIALLEGVRELLAAAEAPRAVAVSSSSIILGHDEDLVEACLAGDETHALHLAAKEPRLVYASTKVALSRWVRRHAIRPEWAGAGILLNAVAPGTVLTRITRPILATEEGRAMLAEATPIAVDRYAEAEDIAPLLSFLSGPDNRYIVGQTIFADGGKDAIRRGDRLP; encoded by the coding sequence GTGACCGGTTCGGCGCGCGGCATCGGCGCGGCCACCGTCCAATGGCTGCGCGAGGAAGGGCACCACCCGATTGGGCTCGATCTCGACGATGCCGACATCATCGCCGATCTCGCGACACCCGGCGGCCGGGCGGCGGCGCTGAAGGCGGTGGGCGAGCGGAGCGAGGGGAAATTGCACGGCGTCATCGCCTGCGCGGGACTGGCCGGTGCCGACACCGCGGCGATGGTCGGGGTCAATTATTTCGGCACGATCGCCTTGCTCGAAGGCGTGCGCGAACTGCTCGCAGCGGCCGAAGCCCCGCGCGCGGTTGCCGTCTCCTCGTCCTCGATCATCCTCGGCCATGATGAAGACTTGGTGGAAGCCTGCCTTGCGGGCGACGAGACGCACGCCCTGCATCTGGCGGCGAAAGAACCGCGGCTGGTCTATGCCTCGACGAAGGTCGCGTTGAGCCGCTGGGTCCGACGTCACGCGATCCGTCCCGAATGGGCAGGCGCGGGCATCCTGCTCAACGCGGTGGCGCCCGGCACGGTGCTGACCCGGATCACCCGGCCGATCCTCGCCACCGAAGAGGGGCGCGCAATGCTGGCCGAAGCGACGCCGATCGCGGTCGATCGCTATGCCGAAGCCGAAGACATCGCGCCGCTGCTCAGCTTCCTTTCCGGTCCCGACAATCGCTATATCGTCGGGCAAACGATCTTCGCCGACGGCGGCAAGGACGCCATCCGGCGCGGCGACCGATTGCCGTGA
- a CDS encoding cupin domain-containing protein, whose protein sequence is MTGLDPTGRSCILFDGPGGFVTAAAGVRVTSLWQSDRSPADNSSDTDAADAAYSFAFARGGTKFLIVEFDPGDGLLGPGMHATDTLDYGVMLAGRITLVTQTGEVDLVPGDLIVDRGVLHAWRNRGPEIAKMIFVNIDAAPVGAGATVD, encoded by the coding sequence GTGACCGGGCTCGATCCGACGGGGCGGTCGTGCATCCTGTTCGATGGCCCCGGGGGCTTCGTCACCGCAGCGGCAGGTGTCCGCGTCACATCGCTGTGGCAGAGCGACCGGTCGCCGGCGGACAACAGCAGCGACACCGACGCAGCCGACGCCGCCTATTCTTTCGCCTTTGCTCGGGGCGGCACCAAGTTCCTGATCGTCGAATTCGATCCGGGCGACGGACTGCTCGGACCCGGCATGCACGCGACCGACACGCTCGACTATGGCGTCATGCTGGCGGGCCGGATCACCCTGGTCACCCAGACCGGCGAAGTCGATCTGGTGCCCGGCGACCTGATCGTCGACCGCGGCGTCCTGCACGCGTGGCGCAATCGCGGGCCAGAGATCGCAAAGATGATTTTCGTCAATATCGACGCGGCGCCGGTCGGCGCCGGCGCAACGGTGGATTAA
- a CDS encoding nitroreductase — protein MEDRAALAQAYSEVVNGRRSIRGYKPDPVPRSLIVEILELAMRSPSSLNTQPWNFYVVTGEPLARIRAGNTQRNLDRIPHTREFRSMENYDGVHRERQVGVAKQLFGAMGIERDDKPKRKDWVLRGFRQFDAPACIVVTYDRVLVGSDIAPFDCGAVATAIVNAAWSRGLGCVINSQGIMHSAVVRAEAGIADDQTIMICIAIGWPDESFPANAVVSTRKAVEDAATFVGFDD, from the coding sequence ATGGAAGACAGAGCAGCGCTGGCGCAGGCGTATAGCGAGGTGGTCAACGGGCGGCGGAGCATTCGCGGCTACAAGCCCGATCCGGTACCCAGGTCGCTCATCGTCGAGATATTGGAGCTGGCGATGCGCTCGCCTTCGTCGCTCAACACCCAGCCGTGGAATTTCTATGTCGTGACGGGCGAGCCGCTGGCGCGGATTCGCGCCGGGAACACCCAGCGCAATCTCGATCGCATTCCGCACACCCGCGAATTCCGCAGCATGGAGAATTACGACGGCGTCCACCGCGAACGCCAGGTCGGGGTGGCCAAGCAATTGTTCGGCGCGATGGGGATCGAACGCGACGACAAGCCGAAGCGCAAGGATTGGGTGCTGCGCGGCTTCCGGCAATTCGATGCACCGGCCTGTATCGTCGTCACCTATGACCGGGTGCTGGTGGGGAGCGACATCGCACCCTTCGATTGCGGCGCGGTCGCGACGGCGATCGTCAATGCCGCCTGGTCGCGCGGGCTCGGCTGCGTGATCAACAGCCAGGGCATCATGCATTCGGCGGTGGTGCGCGCCGAGGCCGGGATCGCCGACGACCAGACGATCATGATCTGTATCGCGATCGGCTGGCCCGACGAGAGCTTCCCCGCCAATGCCGTGGTCTCGACGCGCAAAGCCGTCGAGGACGCGGCGACCTTCGTCGGGTTCGACGACTGA
- a CDS encoding biotin/lipoyl-containing protein has protein sequence MAVQVTIPKIGFSMNEGILAEWMVEDGADVTEGQPLYALEADKSTNEVESPASGKIRIIGEVGETYEVGDLIAEIG, from the coding sequence GTGGCTGTGCAAGTGACCATACCGAAAATCGGCTTTTCAATGAACGAAGGCATTCTCGCCGAATGGATGGTGGAGGACGGTGCCGACGTGACCGAAGGCCAGCCGCTTTATGCGCTGGAGGCCGACAAATCGACGAACGAGGTCGAGAGTCCCGCGAGCGGCAAGATCCGGATCATCGGCGAAGTCGGCGAAACCTATGAGGTCGGCGATCTGATCGCGGAGATCGGCTAG